Proteins from a single region of Gossypium arboreum isolate Shixiya-1 chromosome 1, ASM2569848v2, whole genome shotgun sequence:
- the LOC108481758 gene encoding G-type lectin S-receptor-like serine/threonine-protein kinase SD1-13 isoform X2, with amino-acid sequence MGKTISCSVLLTLISCFSLQFCTALDTITPSKPIKDPESIISHSGVFRLGFFSFANSSNRYVGILYHQIPLQTVVWVANRNKPLKDSSGILNISDDGKLVVLNGKAEILWSSNVTNLVPNATTAKLLDSGNLVLNNGEDGGSSLWESFQDPSNAFIETMEIGTYVEKGRKVELKSWKSIDDPSDGNFSFAIEPFNIPEGIIRKNNQLYFRTGPWNGNIFIGVILTGYLDGFYMAVDNQQQTYYLTYKFSNNSMLMYYELNSQGKFVERRWDAGKGDWVNSYPILQTDCNDYGKCGPFGICDSTKRPICSCLKGFKPRNIEGWSKGNWSSGCLRTTPLQFQRDSNNGSETGQGDDGFLRLKMMKVPAFPDRSSLINRDCKDQCLKNCSCVAYAYDDGIGCMFWGGDLIDVQKFSSHGVDLYIRLPSSELDKGKSNKVIVVTTAIAGIVIITISALFLWCRMAKQRGRNKIWKQIKLQIYSENVEEKLVGVELQQLPLFNFEVLATATDNFHDTKKLGQGGFGPVYRGTLDDGKEIAVKRLSKASGQGLEEFMNEVVVISKLQHRNLVRLFGCCVEGEEKMLVYEYMPNKSLDAFLFDFGMARIFGANENQANTKRIVGTYGYMSPEYAMQGQFSEKSDVFSFGVLLLEIVSGKKHTSFYNNEYDLSLLGYAWKLWNEGSIWDLVDKVISEFESDSKNEKEIRRCIHVGLLCVQENAKDRPTMSTVVSILNSEISNLDIPKQPAFTQTPLITHDVRNKVSLNDVTLTNFDGR; translated from the exons ATGGGGAAAACTATTAGCTGCTCTGTTTTACTAACTTTAATATCTTGCTTTTCCTTGCAGTTTTGTACTGCTTTAGACACCATAACACCATCAAAACCCATCAAAGACCCTGAATCTATAATCTCCCATAGTGGAGTTTTCCGATTGGGATTCTTCAGCTTTGCTAATTCCAGCAATCGTTATGTAGGGATATTGTACCATCAAATCCCCCTACAAACAGTGGTATGGGTAGCGAACAGAAACAAGCCTCTCAAGGACTCTTCTGGGATTCTCAACATATCAGATGATGGCAAACTTGTTGTTTTGAATGGAAAAGCTGAGATTCTTTGGTCATCAAATGTTACGAATTTGGTTCCTAATGCAACAACTGCCAAGCTTTTAGACTCTGGAAACCTTGTCCTCAATAATGGTGAGGATGGAGGAAGCAGCTTATGGGAGAGTTTTCAAGATCCTTCTAATGCCTTCATTGAAACTATGGAGATCGGCACTTATGTTGAAAAGGGTCGTAAAGTGGAGCTGAAATCATGGAAAAGCATTGATGATCCATCTgatggtaacttttcttttgcCATTGAGCCTTTCAACATCCCAGAGGGCATCATTCGGAAGAATAACCAGCTCTATTTTCGTACCGGTCCATGGAATGGGAATATCTTTATTGGCGTAATACTCACCGGTTATCTTGATGGGTTTTATATGGCTGTAGATAATCAACAACAAACGTACTATCTCACTTATAAATTTTCTAATAACTCTATGTTGATGTACTATGAACTGAATTCTCAGGGGAAATTCGTCGAACGACGCTGGGATGCGGGGAAAGGGGACTGGGTAAACAGCTACCCTATTCTTCAAACCGATTGTAATGATTATGGGAAGTGTGGGCCATTTGGGATATGCGATTCAACGAAACGACCCATTTGCAGTTGCTTGAAGGGGTTTAAGCCTAGGAATATAGAGGGATGGAGTAAAGGTAATTGGAGTAGTGGGTGTTTGAGGACTACCCCTTTGCAGTTCCAAAGAGATAGCAACAATGGCAGTGAAACAGGCCAAGGAGATGATGGGTTTTTAAGGCTAAAGATGATGAAAGTGCCGGCATTTCCGGACCGGTCATCATTAATTAACAGGGACTGCAAAGATCAATGCTTGAAGAATTGTTCCTGCGTGGCTTATGCCTATGATGATGGCATTGGTTGCATGTTTTGGGGTGGAGATTTGATTGACGTGCAGAAATTCTCCAGTCACGGAGTCGATCTTTACATTCGTCTGCCATCTTCGGAACTTG ATAAAGGGAAAAGCAATAAGGTCATTGTCGTTACTACAGCCATTGCGGGCATAGTCATAATAACAATTTCTGCACTCTTCTTATGGTGTAGGATGGCTAAACAAAGAG gaaggaataaaatatggaaACAGATCAAACTCCAAATTTATAGTGAAAATGTAGAAGAAAAATTAGTTGGAGTTGAACTCCAGCAACTACCACTATTCAATTTCGAAGTACTCGCCACCGCGACGGACAACTTCCATGACACAAAAAAGCTAGGGCAGGGTGGTTTCGGTCCAGTTTACAGG GGAACATTAGACGATGGAAAGGAAATAGCAGTGAAGAGACTGTCGAAAGCTTCGGGGCAAGGATTGGAAGAATTTATGAATGAAGTGGTGGTGATTTCTAAGCTCCAACATCGAAATCTGGTTAGATTATTTGGGTGTTGTGTCGAAGGAGAAGAGAAGATGCTGGTGTATGAGTATATGCCCAACAAAAGTTTGGACGCTTTTCTCTTTG ATTTTGGGATGGCCAGGATTTTTGGAGCAAATGAAAATCAAGCCAACACTAAAAGGATTGTTGGAACTTA TGGTTATATGTCTCCTGAGTATGCAATGCAAGGGCAATTTTCAGAGAAATCAGATGTATTCAGCTTTGGAGTTCTATTGCTAGAGATTGTTAGCGGAAAAAAACACACAAGCTTTTACAACAATGAGTATGATCTTAGCCTCTTAGGATAT GCATGGAAACTATGGAACGAAGGCAGTATTTGGGATTTAGTAGACAAGGTTATTTCAGAGTTTGAATCAGATTCAAAGAATGAGAAAGAAATAAGGAGATGCATACATGTTGGATTGCTATGCGTTCAAGAAAATGCTAAAGATAGGCCCACAATGTCTACAGTTGTTTCAATACTTAATAGTGAGATTTCAAATCTTGACATTCCAAAACAACCTGCTTTCACTCAAACACCACTAATCACCCATGATGTTCGAAATAAGGTTTCACTTAATGATGTAACTCTTACAAACTTTGATGGTAGATAA
- the LOC108481758 gene encoding G-type lectin S-receptor-like serine/threonine-protein kinase At1g11330 isoform X1 → MGKTISCSVLLTLISCFSLQFCTALDTITPSKPIKDPESIISHSGVFRLGFFSFANSSNRYVGILYHQIPLQTVVWVANRNKPLKDSSGILNISDDGKLVVLNGKAEILWSSNVTNLVPNATTAKLLDSGNLVLNNGEDGGSSLWESFQDPSNAFIETMEIGTYVEKGRKVELKSWKSIDDPSDGNFSFAIEPFNIPEGIIRKNNQLYFRTGPWNGNIFIGVILTGYLDGFYMAVDNQQQTYYLTYKFSNNSMLMYYELNSQGKFVERRWDAGKGDWVNSYPILQTDCNDYGKCGPFGICDSTKRPICSCLKGFKPRNIEGWSKGNWSSGCLRTTPLQFQRDSNNGSETGQGDDGFLRLKMMKVPAFPDRSSLINRDCKDQCLKNCSCVAYAYDDGIGCMFWGGDLIDVQKFSSHGVDLYIRLPSSELDKGKSNKVIVVTTAIAGIVIITISALFLWCRMAKQRGRNKIWKQIKLQIYSENVEEKLVGVELQQLPLFNFEVLATATDNFHDTKKLGQGGFGPVYRGTLDDGKEIAVKRLSKASGQGLEEFMNEVVVISKLQHRNLVRLFGCCVEGEEKMLVYEYMPNKSLDAFLFDPSKQNVLDWRKRFNIIEGISRGLLYLHRDSRLKIIHRDLKASNILLDEELNPKISDFGMARIFGANENQANTKRIVGTYGYMSPEYAMQGQFSEKSDVFSFGVLLLEIVSGKKHTSFYNNEYDLSLLGYAWKLWNEGSIWDLVDKVISEFESDSKNEKEIRRCIHVGLLCVQENAKDRPTMSTVVSILNSEISNLDIPKQPAFTQTPLITHDVRNKVSLNDVTLTNFDGR, encoded by the exons ATGGGGAAAACTATTAGCTGCTCTGTTTTACTAACTTTAATATCTTGCTTTTCCTTGCAGTTTTGTACTGCTTTAGACACCATAACACCATCAAAACCCATCAAAGACCCTGAATCTATAATCTCCCATAGTGGAGTTTTCCGATTGGGATTCTTCAGCTTTGCTAATTCCAGCAATCGTTATGTAGGGATATTGTACCATCAAATCCCCCTACAAACAGTGGTATGGGTAGCGAACAGAAACAAGCCTCTCAAGGACTCTTCTGGGATTCTCAACATATCAGATGATGGCAAACTTGTTGTTTTGAATGGAAAAGCTGAGATTCTTTGGTCATCAAATGTTACGAATTTGGTTCCTAATGCAACAACTGCCAAGCTTTTAGACTCTGGAAACCTTGTCCTCAATAATGGTGAGGATGGAGGAAGCAGCTTATGGGAGAGTTTTCAAGATCCTTCTAATGCCTTCATTGAAACTATGGAGATCGGCACTTATGTTGAAAAGGGTCGTAAAGTGGAGCTGAAATCATGGAAAAGCATTGATGATCCATCTgatggtaacttttcttttgcCATTGAGCCTTTCAACATCCCAGAGGGCATCATTCGGAAGAATAACCAGCTCTATTTTCGTACCGGTCCATGGAATGGGAATATCTTTATTGGCGTAATACTCACCGGTTATCTTGATGGGTTTTATATGGCTGTAGATAATCAACAACAAACGTACTATCTCACTTATAAATTTTCTAATAACTCTATGTTGATGTACTATGAACTGAATTCTCAGGGGAAATTCGTCGAACGACGCTGGGATGCGGGGAAAGGGGACTGGGTAAACAGCTACCCTATTCTTCAAACCGATTGTAATGATTATGGGAAGTGTGGGCCATTTGGGATATGCGATTCAACGAAACGACCCATTTGCAGTTGCTTGAAGGGGTTTAAGCCTAGGAATATAGAGGGATGGAGTAAAGGTAATTGGAGTAGTGGGTGTTTGAGGACTACCCCTTTGCAGTTCCAAAGAGATAGCAACAATGGCAGTGAAACAGGCCAAGGAGATGATGGGTTTTTAAGGCTAAAGATGATGAAAGTGCCGGCATTTCCGGACCGGTCATCATTAATTAACAGGGACTGCAAAGATCAATGCTTGAAGAATTGTTCCTGCGTGGCTTATGCCTATGATGATGGCATTGGTTGCATGTTTTGGGGTGGAGATTTGATTGACGTGCAGAAATTCTCCAGTCACGGAGTCGATCTTTACATTCGTCTGCCATCTTCGGAACTTG ATAAAGGGAAAAGCAATAAGGTCATTGTCGTTACTACAGCCATTGCGGGCATAGTCATAATAACAATTTCTGCACTCTTCTTATGGTGTAGGATGGCTAAACAAAGAG gaaggaataaaatatggaaACAGATCAAACTCCAAATTTATAGTGAAAATGTAGAAGAAAAATTAGTTGGAGTTGAACTCCAGCAACTACCACTATTCAATTTCGAAGTACTCGCCACCGCGACGGACAACTTCCATGACACAAAAAAGCTAGGGCAGGGTGGTTTCGGTCCAGTTTACAGG GGAACATTAGACGATGGAAAGGAAATAGCAGTGAAGAGACTGTCGAAAGCTTCGGGGCAAGGATTGGAAGAATTTATGAATGAAGTGGTGGTGATTTCTAAGCTCCAACATCGAAATCTGGTTAGATTATTTGGGTGTTGTGTCGAAGGAGAAGAGAAGATGCTGGTGTATGAGTATATGCCCAACAAAAGTTTGGACGCTTTTCTCTTTG atCCATCTAAACAAAATGTATTGGATTGGAGAAAACGCTTCAATATTATTGAAGGGATTAGTCGAGGATTGCTTTATCTTCATAGAGATTCAAGATTGAAGATTATACATAGAGATCTAAAAGCAAGTAACATTTTACTTGACGAAGAGTTAAATCCAAAAATTTCAGATTTTGGGATGGCCAGGATTTTTGGAGCAAATGAAAATCAAGCCAACACTAAAAGGATTGTTGGAACTTA TGGTTATATGTCTCCTGAGTATGCAATGCAAGGGCAATTTTCAGAGAAATCAGATGTATTCAGCTTTGGAGTTCTATTGCTAGAGATTGTTAGCGGAAAAAAACACACAAGCTTTTACAACAATGAGTATGATCTTAGCCTCTTAGGATAT GCATGGAAACTATGGAACGAAGGCAGTATTTGGGATTTAGTAGACAAGGTTATTTCAGAGTTTGAATCAGATTCAAAGAATGAGAAAGAAATAAGGAGATGCATACATGTTGGATTGCTATGCGTTCAAGAAAATGCTAAAGATAGGCCCACAATGTCTACAGTTGTTTCAATACTTAATAGTGAGATTTCAAATCTTGACATTCCAAAACAACCTGCTTTCACTCAAACACCACTAATCACCCATGATGTTCGAAATAAGGTTTCACTTAATGATGTAACTCTTACAAACTTTGATGGTAGATAA
- the LOC108481758 gene encoding G-type lectin S-receptor-like serine/threonine-protein kinase At1g11330 isoform X3: MGKTISCSVLLTLISCFSLQFCTALDTITPSKPIKDPESIISHSGVFRLGFFSFANSSNRYVGILYHQIPLQTVVWVANRNKPLKDSSGILNISDDGKLVVLNGKAEILWSSNVTNLVPNATTAKLLDSGNLVLNNGEDGGSSLWESFQDPSNAFIETMEIGTYVEKGRKVELKSWKSIDDPSDGNFSFAIEPFNIPEGIIRKNNQLYFRTGPWNGNIFIGVILTGYLDGFYMAVDNQQQTYYLTYKFSNNSMLMYYELNSQGKFVERRWDAGKGDWVNSYPILQTDCNDYGKCGPFGICDSTKRPICSCLKGFKPRNIEGWSKGNWSSGCLRTTPLQFQRDSNNGSETGQGDDGFLRLKMMKVPAFPDRSSLINRDCKDQCLKNCSCVAYAYDDGIGCMFWGGDLIDVQKFSSHGVDLYIRLPSSELDKGKSNKVIVVTTAIAGIVIITISALFLWCRMAKQRGRNKIWKQIKLQIYSENVEEKLVGVELQQLPLFNFEVLATATDNFHDTKKLGQGGFGPVYRGTLDDGKEIAVKRLSKASGQGLEEFMNEVVVISKLQHRNLVRLFGCCVEGEEKMLVYEYMPNKSLDAFLFDPSKQNVLDWRKRFNIIEGISRGLLYLHRDSRLKIIHRDLKASNILLDEELNPKISDFGMARIFGANENQANTKRIVGTYGYMSPEYAMQGQFSEKSDVFSFGVLLLEIVSGKKHTSFYNNEHGNYGTKAVFGI, encoded by the exons ATGGGGAAAACTATTAGCTGCTCTGTTTTACTAACTTTAATATCTTGCTTTTCCTTGCAGTTTTGTACTGCTTTAGACACCATAACACCATCAAAACCCATCAAAGACCCTGAATCTATAATCTCCCATAGTGGAGTTTTCCGATTGGGATTCTTCAGCTTTGCTAATTCCAGCAATCGTTATGTAGGGATATTGTACCATCAAATCCCCCTACAAACAGTGGTATGGGTAGCGAACAGAAACAAGCCTCTCAAGGACTCTTCTGGGATTCTCAACATATCAGATGATGGCAAACTTGTTGTTTTGAATGGAAAAGCTGAGATTCTTTGGTCATCAAATGTTACGAATTTGGTTCCTAATGCAACAACTGCCAAGCTTTTAGACTCTGGAAACCTTGTCCTCAATAATGGTGAGGATGGAGGAAGCAGCTTATGGGAGAGTTTTCAAGATCCTTCTAATGCCTTCATTGAAACTATGGAGATCGGCACTTATGTTGAAAAGGGTCGTAAAGTGGAGCTGAAATCATGGAAAAGCATTGATGATCCATCTgatggtaacttttcttttgcCATTGAGCCTTTCAACATCCCAGAGGGCATCATTCGGAAGAATAACCAGCTCTATTTTCGTACCGGTCCATGGAATGGGAATATCTTTATTGGCGTAATACTCACCGGTTATCTTGATGGGTTTTATATGGCTGTAGATAATCAACAACAAACGTACTATCTCACTTATAAATTTTCTAATAACTCTATGTTGATGTACTATGAACTGAATTCTCAGGGGAAATTCGTCGAACGACGCTGGGATGCGGGGAAAGGGGACTGGGTAAACAGCTACCCTATTCTTCAAACCGATTGTAATGATTATGGGAAGTGTGGGCCATTTGGGATATGCGATTCAACGAAACGACCCATTTGCAGTTGCTTGAAGGGGTTTAAGCCTAGGAATATAGAGGGATGGAGTAAAGGTAATTGGAGTAGTGGGTGTTTGAGGACTACCCCTTTGCAGTTCCAAAGAGATAGCAACAATGGCAGTGAAACAGGCCAAGGAGATGATGGGTTTTTAAGGCTAAAGATGATGAAAGTGCCGGCATTTCCGGACCGGTCATCATTAATTAACAGGGACTGCAAAGATCAATGCTTGAAGAATTGTTCCTGCGTGGCTTATGCCTATGATGATGGCATTGGTTGCATGTTTTGGGGTGGAGATTTGATTGACGTGCAGAAATTCTCCAGTCACGGAGTCGATCTTTACATTCGTCTGCCATCTTCGGAACTTG ATAAAGGGAAAAGCAATAAGGTCATTGTCGTTACTACAGCCATTGCGGGCATAGTCATAATAACAATTTCTGCACTCTTCTTATGGTGTAGGATGGCTAAACAAAGAG gaaggaataaaatatggaaACAGATCAAACTCCAAATTTATAGTGAAAATGTAGAAGAAAAATTAGTTGGAGTTGAACTCCAGCAACTACCACTATTCAATTTCGAAGTACTCGCCACCGCGACGGACAACTTCCATGACACAAAAAAGCTAGGGCAGGGTGGTTTCGGTCCAGTTTACAGG GGAACATTAGACGATGGAAAGGAAATAGCAGTGAAGAGACTGTCGAAAGCTTCGGGGCAAGGATTGGAAGAATTTATGAATGAAGTGGTGGTGATTTCTAAGCTCCAACATCGAAATCTGGTTAGATTATTTGGGTGTTGTGTCGAAGGAGAAGAGAAGATGCTGGTGTATGAGTATATGCCCAACAAAAGTTTGGACGCTTTTCTCTTTG atCCATCTAAACAAAATGTATTGGATTGGAGAAAACGCTTCAATATTATTGAAGGGATTAGTCGAGGATTGCTTTATCTTCATAGAGATTCAAGATTGAAGATTATACATAGAGATCTAAAAGCAAGTAACATTTTACTTGACGAAGAGTTAAATCCAAAAATTTCAGATTTTGGGATGGCCAGGATTTTTGGAGCAAATGAAAATCAAGCCAACACTAAAAGGATTGTTGGAACTTA TGGTTATATGTCTCCTGAGTATGCAATGCAAGGGCAATTTTCAGAGAAATCAGATGTATTCAGCTTTGGAGTTCTATTGCTAGAGATTGTTAGCGGAAAAAAACACACAAGCTTTTACAACAATGA GCATGGAAACTATGGAACGAAGGCAGTATTTGGGATTTAG
- the LOC108481758 gene encoding G-type lectin S-receptor-like serine/threonine-protein kinase At1g11330 isoform X4 — MGKTISCSVLLTLISCFSLQFCTALDTITPSKPIKDPESIISHSGVFRLGFFSFANSSNRYVGILYHQIPLQTVVWVANRNKPLKDSSGILNISDDGKLVVLNGKAEILWSSNVTNLVPNATTAKLLDSGNLVLNNGEDGGSSLWESFQDPSNAFIETMEIGTYVEKGRKVELKSWKSIDDPSDGNFSFAIEPFNIPEGIIRKNNQLYFRTGPWNGNIFIGVILTGYLDGFYMAVDNQQQTYYLTYKFSNNSMLMYYELNSQGKFVERRWDAGKGDWVNSYPILQTDCNDYGKCGPFGICDSTKRPICSCLKGFKPRNIEGWSKGNWSSGCLRTTPLQFQRDSNNGSETGQGDDGFLRLKMMKVPAFPDRSSLINRDCKDQCLKNCSCVAYAYDDGIGCMFWGGDLIDVQKFSSHGVDLYIRLPSSELDKGKSNKVIVVTTAIAGIVIITISALFLWCRMAKQRGRNKIWKQIKLQIYSENVEEKLVGVELQQLPLFNFEVLATATDNFHDTKKLGQGGFGPVYRGTLDDGKEIAVKRLSKASGQGLEEFMNEVVVISKLQHRNLVRLFGCCVEGEEKMLVYEYMPNKSLDAFLFDPSKQNVLDWRKRFNIIEGISRGLLYLHRDSRLKIIHRDLKASNILLDEELNPKISDFGMARIFGANENQANTKRIVGT; from the exons ATGGGGAAAACTATTAGCTGCTCTGTTTTACTAACTTTAATATCTTGCTTTTCCTTGCAGTTTTGTACTGCTTTAGACACCATAACACCATCAAAACCCATCAAAGACCCTGAATCTATAATCTCCCATAGTGGAGTTTTCCGATTGGGATTCTTCAGCTTTGCTAATTCCAGCAATCGTTATGTAGGGATATTGTACCATCAAATCCCCCTACAAACAGTGGTATGGGTAGCGAACAGAAACAAGCCTCTCAAGGACTCTTCTGGGATTCTCAACATATCAGATGATGGCAAACTTGTTGTTTTGAATGGAAAAGCTGAGATTCTTTGGTCATCAAATGTTACGAATTTGGTTCCTAATGCAACAACTGCCAAGCTTTTAGACTCTGGAAACCTTGTCCTCAATAATGGTGAGGATGGAGGAAGCAGCTTATGGGAGAGTTTTCAAGATCCTTCTAATGCCTTCATTGAAACTATGGAGATCGGCACTTATGTTGAAAAGGGTCGTAAAGTGGAGCTGAAATCATGGAAAAGCATTGATGATCCATCTgatggtaacttttcttttgcCATTGAGCCTTTCAACATCCCAGAGGGCATCATTCGGAAGAATAACCAGCTCTATTTTCGTACCGGTCCATGGAATGGGAATATCTTTATTGGCGTAATACTCACCGGTTATCTTGATGGGTTTTATATGGCTGTAGATAATCAACAACAAACGTACTATCTCACTTATAAATTTTCTAATAACTCTATGTTGATGTACTATGAACTGAATTCTCAGGGGAAATTCGTCGAACGACGCTGGGATGCGGGGAAAGGGGACTGGGTAAACAGCTACCCTATTCTTCAAACCGATTGTAATGATTATGGGAAGTGTGGGCCATTTGGGATATGCGATTCAACGAAACGACCCATTTGCAGTTGCTTGAAGGGGTTTAAGCCTAGGAATATAGAGGGATGGAGTAAAGGTAATTGGAGTAGTGGGTGTTTGAGGACTACCCCTTTGCAGTTCCAAAGAGATAGCAACAATGGCAGTGAAACAGGCCAAGGAGATGATGGGTTTTTAAGGCTAAAGATGATGAAAGTGCCGGCATTTCCGGACCGGTCATCATTAATTAACAGGGACTGCAAAGATCAATGCTTGAAGAATTGTTCCTGCGTGGCTTATGCCTATGATGATGGCATTGGTTGCATGTTTTGGGGTGGAGATTTGATTGACGTGCAGAAATTCTCCAGTCACGGAGTCGATCTTTACATTCGTCTGCCATCTTCGGAACTTG ATAAAGGGAAAAGCAATAAGGTCATTGTCGTTACTACAGCCATTGCGGGCATAGTCATAATAACAATTTCTGCACTCTTCTTATGGTGTAGGATGGCTAAACAAAGAG gaaggaataaaatatggaaACAGATCAAACTCCAAATTTATAGTGAAAATGTAGAAGAAAAATTAGTTGGAGTTGAACTCCAGCAACTACCACTATTCAATTTCGAAGTACTCGCCACCGCGACGGACAACTTCCATGACACAAAAAAGCTAGGGCAGGGTGGTTTCGGTCCAGTTTACAGG GGAACATTAGACGATGGAAAGGAAATAGCAGTGAAGAGACTGTCGAAAGCTTCGGGGCAAGGATTGGAAGAATTTATGAATGAAGTGGTGGTGATTTCTAAGCTCCAACATCGAAATCTGGTTAGATTATTTGGGTGTTGTGTCGAAGGAGAAGAGAAGATGCTGGTGTATGAGTATATGCCCAACAAAAGTTTGGACGCTTTTCTCTTTG atCCATCTAAACAAAATGTATTGGATTGGAGAAAACGCTTCAATATTATTGAAGGGATTAGTCGAGGATTGCTTTATCTTCATAGAGATTCAAGATTGAAGATTATACATAGAGATCTAAAAGCAAGTAACATTTTACTTGACGAAGAGTTAAATCCAAAAATTTCAGATTTTGGGATGGCCAGGATTTTTGGAGCAAATGAAAATCAAGCCAACACTAAAAGGATTGTTGGAACTTA